AAAGTATTAATTCTTGAACTCACAACATCATTTAcattaatattttatcttttattttacgTGACactttctacttttatttttttttaacaataaaatcaacgtctttttatatttaaaataagttaaCTTTAAAATTCTCATTTAGCTTTAACTGCACGATTgtataacaaaaatataattgcAGTACAAGacaagaaattttaaattttttttaaattttatattcaatcaaacactttttttttaataaaatgaacaAGGAAGTAATTCTGCATCTAAAAAGTTCAAAAGCTTCTGCTTAACcaaccgaaaaaaaaaaaagaaaaaaaaaagaaagatccCATAAGacaacttaattttattttttcgtggTGGATATGAATGTTTATAATTCGACTgagatcaacttttcttttaaaaatcacATTAATTAAGTAAGGTttttaaatattgaaatcaaatcaaactaataaaACAGTTTTTCATCACTTCATTTTTAtcgaatttttttatttatcctgTATCTTATTCTTTTTTGAATACACTTCAGACACAAATTTGATTGATCATATTCTAGTATTACACCACCAAATCAATTACtttaagaaaataaggaaatacATGTATGCAACCTAATATGTAACTTCCTCtcagaaagagtatgcatcatcCAAAAATACAATCATTTTTGAGCAACATAATAAAATTtcttataacttttttttttttttttggcaaaaaaTTAAAGATGCCGTTGTGATGTATTAGAATACAAGTTTAGGTGCATGCGTCTCGTGCGTGTaactcactttaatgagtttaaacgttaataaagatgaatataataattaaattcaacattttttgaatatgtagagattgagaatttatttaattaaacctaatctttaccaaaaaaaattctcaaagccgatcaaaaatcatctaccacctataaactgcaacaaaataatacgatgacaGAGACATcacaacaatacaattaaatctaacctttaaacaaaattttctcaaagtcctccgacactcatctatcacctgtaaactatagcaaaataatacgataatagagatatcaaaataatacaactaaaactaaactttacacataaaaaaattctcaaaacagaaatatcaaaacaatacaactaaacctaatatttacctaaaaaatttctcaaagccggcctaaattcatctacgacctgtaaactacaacaaaataatacaatagtgatcacaaaacttcaattttgatgaaaataatttctgtcggagcaaaaattttgaccctaaagaatgatttgaatgaaaacaaagatgaTATATAAACAAACACGTTGAATTCTATCATATTGATAAAAACAGTGAAGaggttgagggttagaaaattaagaatccaccaatctagacatgcaaccgaatcaaattgatgagtatcaatcatattttttcaataggtAAACAGGTTTCttttctagtttaacgtgcatctcaatattaatatttatagaagtatttacTTAATAGGGTCCTATTtaggaggatttttctaattgactagtacaaagaaaaatattaattgattctccttccatatattttaggagtttatatatatatatatatatatatacacacacacattaaaaaaaattgttcctaaaacttTCCTTAAAAACCTGTCAaacgtaatttttttaatataaattttattttagatttttttctctttccatatatatatatatatataaaaaaaagtaactgtcaaataagttattttttattcaaattttaaactaatttttattaATAAGGGGTAGGGGGTAAGgtggtgataataataataataataataataataataataataagcagcAGCAGCAGCACAGGTAGTATGTAGTAGAAGCATCGTAGCAATAGTGACagaagtattattattattattattattattattattattattattatgagcaTAAACTTTTATTTATGGATTTGGGCGAAGTAAGTACTAANNNNNNNNNNNNNNNNNNNNNNNNNNNNNNNNNNNNNNNNNNNNNNNNNNNNNNNNNNNNNNNNNNNNNNNNNNNNNNNNNNNNNNNNNNNNNNNNNNNNtattattattattattattattattattattattattattatctctaCGAACACCATGTAGTACTATTATTACTTTAACTATTATTTGTCTATAGATTATTAGTATTAATTAGTTAGAGTCCTAACTTcaaattctaataatattttaGATTGATTAaggtaatttttaattttcaaattgttTAGATGTTACCTTTTTCTTTTAATCATAATCGTATAATTAAAATTAGGGTAGGCTAAAAATCTTAATTGCTATtgctaattttatttattaaatcatatgtattcaaatatatttgatgtaacatttaaaagaaataaatttgtgGAATAataagagttcatttagaactcttcaatctTAAGTTCCTAATTTCTAGTTAATGATagttcttcttttttaaaattaattaattaatcttttcttatctttaggcttttcaaataaaattcatatttattctaTAATCTATTAAgtttaattaattgttataaatattatattattagtgCCACGATTACTTTATCCGTACAAtgtaatactactactactattactatttttttgttaatttttattattgatattattataattaatattttaaatttttatttaaaattcaaataagtcAAGTATATTATTACGGCCACTACTACatctatttattaatattattatttttcacttaacatttaaattaaattattttaaaaatattttataatatctaaaagagataagtttaagtttatgaaataataagagttcatcaaaattttaaaataagagattatatagattacaatATCTGGTAGGATAAACTAAACGTAACACCAaaagagttctaaataaactataccacatgtttcttgtttcttagttattatctctatttttaataaattaataaagttatctttttatatttcaaagcttatttttttaatttagattgAAAAGTTCAAGAAGTTATTAAATAGCTAAATAAAATGTGCATACTGAATAAGTATTTTCAAATTCAGTTTTGAATAcgatctttatatttttttcaattcaaaaagttatatatttcattttaaattcaaacttttattttatcaattcaaTATTTGAGTTATGATTCAAAATAGTATTTCCAACATAATCTCTATCATTTATCTTTATATAAATTCAAAACACCATTTATGTAGGCACAAAATGAAAAGGCTAAAATCATTTATTTAGAAATGAAAGAAGTACTACTACTACTGttactattttataaaattattattattattattattatataactaCACTATTACTATTGTTATACACGTTTTGAGTAGCATTATTACTACGTActattgtctattattattgttattaaataaaatatattcaaatatattttattatatataaaggaagaaatttatgaaatagtAAGAGTTCATTTAGGATTCTTCAATTATAAATTTTAGCTAATAATTTCGTTTTCATTTTTAAAGGATAAagcattttcaaattcaaaaattaaatacttttaaattcaatttttttattacaaaacTATTAAGTTTTGTCCTAAATATTTCCACGTGGatttttaatatcttgccacgtggcttcttgtctaacttttagttttgcttttataaaatatatagataattttgttttctttttaaaaggataatgcattttcaaattcaaaaatttaatacttttaaatttcatttttttattacaaAACTATTAAGTTTTGTCCTAAATATTTCCACGTGGatttttaatatcttgccacATGGCTTCTTGTCTaacttttagttttgcttttatatatatagagattttAGGATTTCTTAATTCTTAaaacttaccatatattttaggactcttactataaaatattgtatatataattaaataatattttttttaaaatagtaaaaagacaattttgtctaaaatagatacttttaatgaagggcaaaaagttcaattcatttttctaagggtcacacttttaatatattatagattgtagataaaatttattttttcttattttttttcctttccatagATAGAGTTTTCCCTAAAAAGTTGTGTAGGACTCCTAACGAAAAAATTGACACATTacatttaatttctattatttttaaaaataatgaaaagacgattttgtctattgaagagtattttaatgaagggcaaaaagttcaaatcacttttttaaggggtttcacacttttaatatattatagatatagatttagattataaattatagattatagatatagatatagatatagacgataattgaattaaataatgATCGATAATTACAGAAATCAAAGATAAATTGTTTTTAATATGAATagaattttgaaattattaaaatataaattaaaatcaaattataaataaacACATTGAATTACTATAAAGGCACCACCTAATTACGAACCAAGAGTGCATAGCACTAAAATCAAGctaaattttatgaattattgtaAACCAAGATCAAATCAAACGAAAAAGGGTATAGACTTTTTTCAATTTGATTGAATCTTTTGTTTGATTtcgattttttttcataaacatGCCAATTGCCAAGTGACATGTACAAGATATTCCTAGTATGTTATTTTCTCTAATTCATTTTAGTTATTGTGATTGTTAAGAATAGctattttaaatttgttgttataCTAGAAAGAAAAGCtataactaattatttattttttatttttatccttactCACTAAATATGGAGAAATATTaatgtgataaaaaaaaaagtactaattattaaagaataaatataaatgatttaatcaaataaaaaaatggttAATAATTTTTAAGAGTggtgtaataaaaaatataacaataaaataaatctaAGGGAGCATCAACTTCTAACACCGAGGAAAAGCGAGAACTTCCACGTCTTTCCAATTCTTCACCTTTTAAATTCCCCCAGATATGACAATATCAACACGACTACACCAAATCCATTTGTTTTTCATTCAAAACACAATTGTTGATCCTCGATAATTCATTGTCCAGTTTTCTACAACTTGAACTTTGACCATCCAactatttccttattctttttctatCATGTGGTGCACTATTATATTGAagctaaaattataaatcaaatatgatgaaggaatgaatttcatattagtaaatatggtatcagagcaagcCACGTATCATTAATATGGTATCAAAGGCGTGCACGATTCAACGTTGGCTTTCACGATCTCTAGCAGTTATGACGATAAAAATATCTTGATTCATGAATGTACATACATCAGATCGGTCAGTGGAACCCAGATAAAGAATGTCTAGTTATGAACGGCAGAGGAGAGATGAATGGAATAAATCTTATATTGGTGAAGAACGAAGATTTAGGCTTCTTATAAGACTTGGTTAATGGTGATGACTgcaatttacaaaaaaaaatttatgataatagTTTAGAGTAGATTTTTGTGGTTATAAATTAATTgatataagaaataaattaaatttgagcttaattcaatttcaagaaataaTAATTGACAAAATCATATAACTCGATCAATTCCTTTTCCATTATGGGGGCTCAATATcaagtaaattaaaattttaatgagATTCAGTATGTCATGATTACATGATAAGTAATGTGTCTTAGATTTAACCTAACTGCAAAATCTAATAAGTAGTGTGTCGGAAATTAAATTTAACCGCAAATATTGATTCGTATTATATCTCAAATTTATTTTAACCACGAAGACTATTAAGTAacgtattttgaatttagttaaccGTTGAAAGCCGATAATAATGTGGCTTAAATTTAATTTAACCGCGAAAATTGATATATAATACGTCTTAGATTTAATTTAACCACAAAAACTAGTCCAAAAAGCAACATTACAGACTATATAATGAGATAAAAGTTTTCACCCCaacattaatatttattaaagagAATCTGATCGACTAAAAATTCATACTAGGTAtatttaatttgttgtttgtatatATAGTAGTAAGAACATATCTAGATTCCCACCTACTTTCTGTCTATCAACATCCCTTTGAcggcaacagcaacaacaacaacaactaacaaCTAGTGTGTGCGTGTGTGTCAATTTGCAAATTAGCTGGTGCAATCCAGCCATCTATACAAATTAATCAGCAATTCTCTGTACCATTTCTTTTGTCTTCCTTGTCATTTTCATGTCTAGTAATTTGGTGGGGTTGGTCTTGGCAACAGCCATGGCTGTTTCTGCCTGCACCATCATTTTGTTTGATCATCTTAGGGAAAAGTATATGGAAATTGCTCAGCTTGAAATTACCATGAATGTTCAAGAATCATCTCCACAGGGAAAGTGTATTCTCAAGTCTTGCTTATCATCAGGTACCATTTAATAACTTCTCCTAGATTCTTGGAAAACTAGTAtactctttttttcattttgaaaaaaagGGGGTGATcgaaccccaccaacaacatgaAAGTTCAAATTAACCAACTGAACTAGTGGGATTAGTCGGTAGGacgtattaaaaaaaatagtccaTGTATTAAGTATGGTATTACTTAATATGATGTTTGGTAGAATTTTGGacctttgtattactaataccatgtattagttatacaccttTTATGGTATTAtagagtgtattactaatacatttcATATGGTGGTATTAATAATACATGAGTTTTAATACCATGGACTAAAATGTGTAAAGATAAAAATAtccctcaaattcttttaaatattttttttattttcttaattttattttttatatttgtactaataaatatatttaaataaattagtttacaaattttattattatttaaaaaaatgcctcaaatttcattaatttttttctaaatctttttcaatttattcaatgcGAGTTActttttttcaatttatcaagataataatatccctccaaataattttagtcataaaaaaattactccattaacttaaaaaaatacttattgatCAAAATCCGAAAATAAATTGCATGATTgcatacaagctttaattttgtaaataggatattcataaataaaaataatttttctacttagtTTTAACACTCTACCGAACACAACTTTATGTTAATAATGATTCTattgtctcattcaaaagttacacgtacCCTTTCCAACTTAAAAACACCACAAAATGAAAACAACAAGCAAATGATAAANNNNNNNNNNNNNNNNNNNNNNNNNNNNNNNNNNNNNNNNNNNNNNNNNNNNNNNNNNNNNNNNNNNNNNNNNNNNNNNNNNNNNNNNNNNNNNNNNNNNtttttttattttaaaaaaagaataataaagttttGTAAGgaaaatacacaaagttataatatgttgagggtatttttgtaaacaaacaaatattctttttaaaatataacaatacatattgttttcaatacatcaaaccaaacactgcataaaaaataattcagTATTACTAATCTCAGTATTACTAATCCCGACACTACTAATCTCAGCATTACTAATACGGCctattcagtattatcttatacGCTCTACCAAAAGACCCCTTAGTGTTTTCACTTGTTGAGTTAATATGATTAATTTCTAAagtaaatgatatttttaaatcattcaaatattcaaaaatattaaaagttgcAAAATCTTGTCTTGTCATGATTTGTCAAAATTCACCTAATTTATatctaaaagaacaaaaaatgtcacataaattaagacattAATAATTAGGATTATACTCACAAAAATATTCAAACTTTGAtcggattttcagttgagcatactgaactttatGGGGTTCTATTATtcctagacttttttttttttttttttcatattttaatgacatatatctgTCCACTTGGACATGTGTAAATATGAGGTTGGGTATAGAGTTTTGGGaaattaaatccactttaaaaagtttAGGGGTTAATatgacccccgcaaagttcagtatgctcaactgaaaatacCATCAAATTCCAGATATTTTTTGAAGTATTATTTCTTAATAATTAGCATTCGTGTTGTAATGTGACAGGTGAAAAGAAGATGAGTTTCacgaagcagaagaagaagaagaaaagggttCGTTTTGCGGCAGATGTGAAAGATTCAAAGAGTAATGGGGAGGAATACAGAAGAGGATATAGAAATTCTTGGGGGATGAAGGTTTTGGAGATGCCAGCAAATCGGAGAGCTTTGTATGCTGAAATTCTCAAAGATAAGGTGCATCACTTGGAATTCTCTTATTGATCAGTACTTGGGGGGTTAACAATTAAGAAAATACATTTTAGGCCTTCTCAAATGAAAATTACttggaatatttaatatttatatatatatcgaAACTCTATTGATTTCTAAATTAAGTTATTTCTCATTTTGTTTAGTTCCACATTCTTTTGAATTAGCATTTGTGATTGAATTATGCATCGAGTTGGTGGAGCAAATAATATTTCATCAGAGAGTTTTAGAGATCAATTTAGCAAATTATTCTAAAGTTAACATAGCTCTTTATCGAGCAAATTGTTCTAATACTATTCACATCTCCTGTGTGATGATATTGCACATGAGCCGATTAAAAAATAGGAGCGGATAGGGATTTTCGGAATTCCCAAATAAAAGAATTAGAATTCTTTCTTGTCTGCCACATTTTCCAGCTACCTTTTTTGAGGTCTCACTTCATTaagtttcttcttctttgttttgtTCAGTATCTTATTAAAGAGGGGACCGGGATCTTATGATTAAATTAGGCTTGGGCAATTAAAAATGGCAGAAGAAAAAAATGTCGTCGTTAAATTCATTTGTCCATATAAAGGTGGCATACAAACACACGAGGAACATTTCCTTGGTGTTTGGACATGAATTAGttaatactcccttcgttttaAAATAGTTTGTATGTTTGCTAcaaaaatttatcttaaaataattgatatatttaaaagatcaagagataattaattatttttttatttatatccttAGTAATTAGTTTCAGATTAATAGAACAAAATTCATTTAATCAAGATTAAATGGATAATTAGGCATGTTAAACAATCTTCACTACTTATTAAGTTTTTCCATGATTACTATATTTAAACTCAAGAACATATTAAAAGATTATAATCAAAGTAATATACTTGAAGGCATAAACATACAtctatttagaaataaaataacaattcaaAAGAAACACTTATAAAGAGATGGAGGGAGTATCATGTAATTTCAATATTTAAGGTCTGTTTGCACAGTCTAGTAATTACGTTGACTTGTATGCTTGTCACGGTTTGATTACACAAGTATAGTCATAgttatattaaagaaaaaattacctaaaagcACAACTTAAGtttcaaaactactaaaaatttctccatttttaaaatattacatatatCTCAACATTTACTATTTTTAATGGAAGTTGAGATACATGTTTAACACTTCCTCATTATACGCCGTTACTTTACCAAAATAAGACTGGTTTCTTCCTGATTATACGCCATTATGGTGGTTTCAATCCAATTATTCCCTCTAattcaaacttttgaattaaggtaaattttcccctaaaatcatatttaatttcttctaatcttatctggcgattttttttcaaaaagaaataatttgGCACTGTGGTTATAAGTGATTTTTCGGTGCTTTTGTTGAAcaaattttttattatcatttttcttggtctatattattttgaattaacaatATGAATAGAGATTCAGGACCATTTTTTAGTCTTGAAAGAACCTTCTGGAGCCTCTTGGTGTCAAGTTTTCTGATTACAGTGCATTGGTCATCTGTGTAAACAAGAAAACTTCTTGTTACAGTGTCGCCATTGTTAAATCTAAGCAAGTATCAGGTAACTTCACTCAGTGAAATCTCTCAATCCACATATACGATTCTGAAATAATGACGTGGTGTACCCCTTTGACTGAGGTTCTAACAGGGTGGAGAAATGTGGACGAAAGCGTCacctcaaaacaaaaatttaagatCTATGGAGACCATCAACGCAATTTCTTGTATCTCTTATCCTCTGTTTTTATtgttatatgtatctcttgttttttaagttttagtgaaatagGCATATCAAAGATACATGTTAGTaagtttaaagatatatattgtgTACGAGGTTGTTTTGTATGTATCtcacactattttttattttgattcaaatatttatacCAAAGATACATATTTTGTAAAACAACAGATACATTTTAAGCTTTTTGTATATCTGGTTCTGTGTTATTGTAGatttatgtatctcttgttatttcAGATCTAGGTAATTTCAGGTTTAGATACATATTTACACATACATGatacttttttcaatattttgtatcTATTGTTATTTGTTTAAGTTTTATATGTATctcttatttttaagttttagtgaaatcaGCATACTAAAGATACATATTAGTAAACTTAAAGATACATATAATGTATGAGGGCTATGTTGTATGTATCTaagattttttttgaattcaattattttatttttttttgaattcaattatttAGCCATTATACGCTATATCGTTAATCCAAACGTCGGAATGACGTAACAACactgaaatattcattgcaattacttcaaacaaaatcaagaaaaaacaataaaaaggTCGTAGGAATCGTTCATAACTGAAAacgaaatatagaagaaattttattttaaaatatggaaTAACAAATAAATTACCTATTTTCGTGggattttattcagtttttaccattattagttaggttaattgctaaattaaagaaactttagCTGTTACAACCCTTAAATTATgcaaattaattagtttaattgtTAAATGTATCTGTAGGATGTATTCACGTCAGTTATATGTATCTTGAACGACAATATGTCAAAAAAATAAGATGTATTTTATCGTATCGAAAAAATTAACGAGAGATTGAGGTACATATATGTACAATCGTgcacaatatgtatctttaacacTACTAATATGTATCTTTGGTATGCTGATATCACTGAAACTAAAACAtcaagagatacatatatatacacaacccTAACCAGAgatacaagatgaagaaaaaatgtatctAGTTAGACCAAATATGTATCTCATActactaaaaataacaaaaacagaATTACGTAAAACAACAATCAATT
The Capsicum annuum cultivar UCD-10X-F1 chromosome 6, UCD10Xv1.1, whole genome shotgun sequence DNA segment above includes these coding regions:
- the LOC107874775 gene encoding uncharacterized protein LOC107874775; this encodes MSSNLVGLVLATAMAVSACTIILFDHLREKYMEIAQLEITMNVQESSPQGKCILKSCLSSGEKKMSFTKQKKKKKRVRFAADVKDSKSNGEEYRRGYRNSWGMKVLEMPANRRALYAEILKDKVHHLEFSY